A DNA window from Ctenopharyngodon idella isolate HZGC_01 chromosome 10, HZGC01, whole genome shotgun sequence contains the following coding sequences:
- the depdc1b gene encoding DEP domain-containing protein 1B, with translation MDGKMIGPGPYRATKLWNETIMLFRGGMPVRRHWAHFRSYDHSFTGAEAVDFLHDLLRQNQNFGPEVTRYQTLQLLRKFLKNHVIEDVKGRFGKEDFEDNGHLYRFPPQSPLKPVPVRPPVRDHISVPRIPHWDDYEEISMPEKIPMKPLMNSESWNKRHSIAIGEVPECRLIRRRELTPKHVDQIWKSMTLTHLQTVLGLQSLDGVLDAKLLNSKHIVHNVFGVNKQGIVVLKNKTEDLPHWVLSAMKCLANWPHGSDARQPMYPGFERDVFRTVAEHFQRLKEPLLTFHLYEIFVSILGLLQRQSVAVEALQVCFLLLPPANRRKLQLLMRLMAKVCANPSLPPLNDTIGARTLMVQTFSRCILGSADEVDLDELLATKLVTFLIDNHDSVLKVPSNLRKSVEEHLSHLRRAQIKYAGADTDASMASPPHSFCRQISREEFEQQRVSGSQGAIVELLESIIQDKNMSIKDKKKKLKQFQRSHPDIYRRRFPTAESEAALFPERPPRLKPQLMFLTLKKPFQPFQRSWSFRA, from the exons ATGGATGGTAAAATGATTGGACCTGGGCCTTATAGGGCAACAAAATTG tGGAATGAGACCATCATGCTCTTCCGTGGTGGAATGCCTGTCAGACGTCACTGGGCTCATTTCAGGAGTTACGATCACAGTTTCACCGGAGCTGAGGCTGTCGACTTCCTCCACGATTTGCTCAGACAAAACCAGAACTTCGGGCCGGAGGTGACGCGCTATCAAACGCTCCAGTTACTCCGGAAATTCCTCAAAAATCACGTCATCGAGGATGTCAAAGGACGGTTTGGTAAAGAGGACTTTGAGGACAACGGGCATCTATACAG ATTTCCTCCACAATCACCTCTGAAGCCTGTTCCTGTGCGTCCACCTGTAAGAGATCATATCTCAGTTCCCAGAATCCCACACTGGGATGACTATGAGGAGATTTCAATGCCGGAGAAGATCCCCATGAAGCCTCTTATG aactCCGAGTCGTGGAATAAGAGGCACAGCATCGCCATTGGTGAGGTGCCGGAATGCCGGTTAATCCGGAGGAGAGAGTTAACCCCGAAACACGTGGACCagatatggaagtcaatgacaCTAACACA TTTACAGACTGTTTTGGGGCTCCAATCTCTGGACGGGGTTCTAGATGCCAAACTTCTGAACTCGAAGCACATCGTTCACAATGTGTTTGGTGTTAATAAGCAGGGCATTGTTGTCCTGAAGAACAAAACAG aggACTTGCCTCATTGGGTGTTATCTGCAATGAAATGCCTGGCAAACT GGCCCCATGGCAGTGACGCCAGGCAGCCCATGTATCCAGGGTTTGAGAGAGACGTCTTCAGGACAGTTGCGGAACATTTTCAGAGACTGAAAGAACCGCTTTTGACATTTCATCTGTATGAAATATTTGTCAGTATCTTGG GGCTTCTGCAGCGACAGTCGGTTGCGGTTGAAGCGCTGCAGGTCTGCTTCCTCCTGCTGCCTCCGGCCAACCGGCGTAAACTGCAGCTGTTAATGCGTCTGATGGCTAAAGTCTGTGCCAACCCCTCACTGCCCCCTCTGAACGACACCATAGGAGCACGAACTCTG ATGGTCCAGACCTTCTCGCGGTGCATTCTGGGATCTGCGGATGAGGTGGACTTGGATGAGCTGTTGGCCACAAAGCTGGTCACGTTTCTGATTGATAACCATGACAGTGTGCTGAAGGTGCCGTCCAACCTGCGAAAATCTGTCGAGGAGCATCTGTCCCACCTCAGAAGAGCTCAG ATAAAGTACGCCGGTGCGGACACAGACGCTTCCATGGCGTCTCCACCTCACTCGTTCTGTAGGCAGATCAGCCGAGAGGAGTTTGAGCAGCAGAGGGTCTCTGGATCTCAAGGTGCCATCGTGGAACTGCTGGAGAGCATCatacaagacaaaaacatgtccaTTAAAGACAAGAAGAAGAAGCTGAAGCAG TTCCAGAGATCTCATCCCGACATCTACCGTAGACGCTTTCCCACCGCTGAAAGTGAGGCGGCGCTTTTCCCAGAGAGACCGCCGAGACTCAAACCACAGCTGATGTTCCTGACGCTGAAGAAACCCTTCCAGCCCTTCCAGAGGAGCTGGAGCTTTCGGGCTTGA
- the elovl7b gene encoding elongation of very long chain fatty acids protein 7 yields MAFNTLTSRAVLLYDEWIKEADPRTGNWLLMASPFPQTIIIASYVYFVTSLGPRLMENRKPFDLKRPMIIYNFSIVVFSLYMIYEFLMSGWANGYTYGCDIVDYSSSPQALRMAWTCWLYYFSKFIEMLDTIFFVLRKKNSQVTFLHVYHHSIMPFTWWFGVRFAPGGLGTFHALLNCVVHVIMYSYYALSAMGPAYQKYLWWKKYMTTIQLVQFVLVTAHIGQFFFMKDCPYQFPVFLYVIGLYGLIFLILFLNFYYHAYTKGKRLPKVLQNGNYLLKKSE; encoded by the exons ATGGCTTTCAACACACTGACCTCAAGAGCCGTTCTTCTGTATGATGAGTGGATTAAGGAAGCAG ATCCACGGACTGGGAACTGGCTGCTCATGGCCTCCCCATTCCCTCAAACGATCATCATCGCTTCCTACGTCTACTTTGTGACATCACTGGGACCTCGGCTAATGGAAAACCGCAAGCCCTTTGACCTCAAGCGTCCCATGATCATCTATAACTTCAGCATTGTGGTGTTTTCCCTCTACATGATTTATGAG TTTCTCATGTCTGGTTGGGCGAACGGCTACACCTATGGGTGTGACATCGTTGATTATTCCAGTTCTCCTCAGGCTCTCAGG ATGGCATGGACCTGCTGGCTGTACTACTTCTCCAAGTTCATTGAGATGCTTGACACT ATTTTCTTTGTCCTGAGGAAAAAGAACAGCCAAGTTACTTTCCTTCACGTCTACCATCACTCCATCATGCCCTTCACATGGTGGTTTGGGGTCCGATTCGCCCCAG GTGGTCTGGGAACTTTCCACGCCCTGCTGAACTGCGTCGTCCATGTCATAATGTACTCCTACTACGCTCTTTCTGCCATGGGACCTGCCTACCAGAAGTACCTGTGGTGGAAAAAGTATATGACCACCATCCAGCTG GTTCAGTTTGTGCTGGTCACTGCTCACATCGGCCAGTTCTTCTTCATGAAGGACTGTCCTTACCAGTTCCCCGTCTTCCTCTACGTCATTGGTCTGTATGGGCTGATCTTCCTGATCCTGTTCCTCAACTTCTACTATCACGCCTACACCAAGGGCAAGAGACTACCCAAAGTGCTCCAGAACGGAAACTACCTTCTCAAAAAATCAGAGTGA